Proteins co-encoded in one Sulfurimonas sp. HSL1-2 genomic window:
- a CDS encoding cytochrome C, with protein sequence MTTFGKLTTSALLGLGLLTSSLYADADKGQRLYQKKLKTTCGMTGAVFAAKHTQMEWEEAKESGTLAEMMTEACPEGKSFFESDKFKSKFEEHLYDFVHDFASDSGNIPSC encoded by the coding sequence ATGACAACTTTCGGAAAACTCACAACCTCCGCACTGCTGGGCCTTGGGCTCCTCACAAGCTCCCTCTACGCCGATGCCGACAAAGGTCAGCGCCTCTATCAGAAGAAGCTCAAAACGACCTGCGGGATGACCGGTGCCGTCTTCGCGGCGAAACATACGCAGATGGAGTGGGAAGAAGCCAAAGAGAGCGGCACCCTCGCCGAAATGATGACCGAGGCGTGTCCCGAAGGCAAAAGCTTCTTTGAAAGCGACAAGTTCAAAAGCAAATTTGAAGAGCACCTTTACGACTTCGTCCACGACTTCGCCAGCGACAGCGGAAACATCCCTTCTTGCTGA
- a CDS encoding DUF3373 family protein, with protein sequence MRKTLLSTAVLSLFAGALAADDASMQAEIDALMQKVQKLEQQQKRTNKKLSQVNAQSANDNVKFGLDFRNAVDVIDYRNNDADTYATNPSLLTSRLYLTMGAAPTEGLTFQGKLAVYSTWGSHLYVTDPALKDWAASSKASDTVMRIKEAYFVYSDELGGQPVSVSVGRRPSTNGFLANYRENETDPGSPLAHITNMEVNGAMVRLDWSRFLDGAYTKFVCGRAHSGEMQDVYGDVSGARMPYALSGGDVNTTLEDTSVDFFVMPGNAYDDGQYQVMYQWAHIFNTKGMKLDGNIPKAASGSADLFSVGLKVSGIGEEISDFLDETTLFVSGAYTHYDAKNGYTLLGSADGGSRSGSSVWAGIIIPDMLTDSGRLGFEYNHGSKYWTPMNWAEDTAIGSKLAVRGNAYEAYWNFDLFGVKYLPSQIRYTYVQHDYTPNINCAGWVAPVKTDITATDLRLAVTYRY encoded by the coding sequence ATGCGAAAAACCCTCCTTTCGACTGCCGTGTTGAGTCTGTTCGCCGGCGCGCTTGCCGCCGACGATGCATCGATGCAGGCGGAGATCGACGCGCTGATGCAAAAAGTGCAGAAACTCGAACAACAGCAGAAGCGCACCAACAAGAAACTGAGCCAGGTCAATGCGCAGAGCGCCAACGACAACGTCAAGTTCGGGCTCGACTTCAGAAATGCCGTCGATGTCATCGATTACCGGAACAATGACGCCGACACCTATGCGACCAACCCTTCGCTGCTCACCAGCCGCCTCTACCTGACCATGGGTGCGGCACCGACGGAGGGTCTGACCTTCCAGGGCAAACTCGCCGTCTACTCCACCTGGGGCAGCCACCTTTACGTGACCGACCCCGCACTCAAAGACTGGGCGGCCAGTTCCAAGGCCTCCGACACCGTCATGCGCATCAAGGAGGCCTATTTCGTCTACTCCGACGAACTCGGCGGACAGCCGGTCAGCGTCTCGGTCGGCCGGCGCCCCTCCACCAACGGGTTCCTCGCCAACTACCGGGAAAACGAAACCGACCCCGGCTCCCCCCTCGCACACATCACCAATATGGAAGTCAACGGCGCCATGGTCCGTCTCGACTGGAGCCGCTTCCTGGACGGTGCCTATACCAAGTTCGTGTGCGGCCGCGCTCACAGCGGGGAGATGCAGGACGTCTACGGCGACGTCTCGGGTGCACGCATGCCCTACGCTCTGAGCGGCGGTGACGTCAATACGACGCTCGAAGACACCAGCGTCGACTTCTTTGTCATGCCGGGGAACGCCTATGATGACGGGCAGTACCAGGTGATGTACCAGTGGGCGCATATCTTCAACACCAAAGGGATGAAACTCGACGGGAACATCCCCAAAGCGGCATCCGGGTCAGCCGACCTCTTCTCCGTCGGTCTGAAAGTAAGCGGGATCGGCGAGGAGATCAGCGATTTCCTGGATGAGACGACCCTCTTCGTCTCCGGTGCCTATACGCACTACGACGCCAAAAACGGTTACACGCTCCTCGGTTCCGCCGACGGCGGGAGCCGCAGCGGCAGCTCCGTCTGGGCCGGGATCATTATCCCGGATATGCTCACCGACAGCGGCAGACTCGGCTTTGAGTATAACCACGGTTCAAAATACTGGACGCCGATGAACTGGGCGGAAGATACGGCAATAGGTTCCAAGCTCGCCGTACGCGGGAACGCCTATGAAGCGTACTGGAACTTCGACCTCTTCGGCGTCAAATACCTGCCGTCGCAGATCCGCTACACCTACGTCCAGCACGACTATACCCCCAACATCAACTGTGCCGGCTGGGTGGCCCCTGTGAAAACGGACATCACGGCGACCGACCTTCGGCTGGCCGTCACGTACCGATACTGA
- a CDS encoding FAD/NAD(P)-binding oxidoreductase: MKKRFESPETQTPSVNLSRREALKLMGISPIAAGVLAGSGSSSFTEARASEAKGKIVIVGGGAGGIMAMARLHRALSDPDITLIAPNEKHLYQPGQVFMAAGEYTFDDIVKENREFIPEDVNWIKDEVKTFDPDNNRVITRAGEEVAYDYLVVATGLQYHYEWIEGLSADMIGQNGISSVYLNDPEKGTADGGSITWEWFNDLKSAAKTGNPKVICTQPGTPIKCGGAPQKILYLSDDFLKRDGLSAEFTFATTSGSLFGVPEVNKTLVEEVQPRYGNITNKFGHNLVAVDAAKKIATFEHKYEVQGDYDEDLEEYDMITKVDRVEMPYDFLHVVPPMSAPDAVASSPLGWQKGSAKGWLEVDRYTLQHLRYPNVFGIGDVCGIPLGKTGGSARHHGPIMVANLLAQMEGKALKEKFDGYTVCPLKTQYGKIILAEFDYDGAAPSFPLAVGEARWAWWAFDLYMLKPMYWYLMMRGLM, translated from the coding sequence ATGAAAAAACGATTTGAATCCCCGGAGACACAAACGCCTTCGGTCAACCTCTCGCGCCGCGAGGCGCTCAAACTGATGGGGATCTCCCCCATTGCCGCCGGAGTCCTTGCCGGCAGCGGCAGCAGCAGCTTCACCGAAGCCCGGGCCTCGGAGGCCAAGGGCAAGATCGTCATCGTCGGCGGGGGTGCGGGCGGTATCATGGCGATGGCGCGCCTGCACCGCGCCCTCTCCGATCCGGACATTACCCTGATCGCCCCGAACGAAAAGCACCTCTACCAGCCCGGGCAGGTCTTTATGGCCGCGGGCGAATACACCTTCGATGACATCGTCAAAGAGAACCGGGAGTTTATCCCCGAAGACGTCAACTGGATCAAGGACGAGGTCAAGACTTTCGACCCGGACAACAACAGGGTCATTACCCGCGCCGGCGAGGAGGTTGCCTACGACTACCTTGTCGTTGCAACGGGCCTGCAGTACCATTACGAATGGATCGAGGGACTGAGTGCCGACATGATCGGCCAAAACGGCATCTCCAGCGTCTACCTGAACGACCCCGAAAAGGGGACGGCCGACGGCGGCTCCATCACCTGGGAGTGGTTCAACGATCTCAAATCCGCGGCGAAAACAGGGAATCCGAAGGTCATCTGTACCCAGCCGGGGACACCGATCAAATGCGGCGGTGCCCCGCAGAAGATCCTCTACCTCAGCGACGACTTCCTCAAACGCGACGGTCTCAGCGCGGAGTTCACCTTCGCGACGACGAGCGGCAGCCTCTTCGGCGTACCGGAAGTGAACAAGACCCTCGTCGAAGAGGTGCAGCCGCGCTACGGCAACATCACCAACAAGTTCGGCCACAACCTCGTCGCCGTCGATGCGGCGAAGAAAATCGCGACCTTCGAACACAAGTACGAAGTCCAGGGCGACTACGACGAGGACCTCGAAGAGTACGATATGATCACCAAGGTCGACCGCGTGGAGATGCCGTACGACTTCCTCCATGTCGTCCCGCCGATGAGCGCGCCGGACGCCGTCGCCTCCTCGCCGCTGGGGTGGCAGAAGGGCTCCGCCAAAGGGTGGCTCGAAGTGGACCGCTACACCCTGCAGCATCTGCGCTACCCCAATGTCTTCGGTATCGGGGACGTCTGCGGGATCCCGCTGGGCAAAACGGGGGGAAGTGCCCGCCACCACGGACCGATCATGGTCGCCAACCTGCTGGCGCAGATGGAAGGCAAGGCATTGAAGGAGAAGTTCGACGGTTATACCGTCTGTCCCCTCAAAACGCAGTATGGTAAAATCATCCTGGCCGAGTTCGACTACGACGGTGCCGCGCCCTCCTTCCCGCTCGCCGTCGGCGAAGCGCGCTGGGCGTGGTGGGCCTTTGACCTGTACATGCTCAAACCGATGTACTGGTACCTGATGATGCGGGGGTTGATGTAG
- the pepN gene encoding aminopeptidase N: protein MSQPKTIYLKEYEAPAYQILTAELTFEIFEEHTLVINRMTVKRRGDVPVPLLLDGDDLKLLCVKVDDVKIPDEAYSRDAEALTIFDPGAEATVQVVTKIYPDQNTALEGLYRSGGIYCTQCEPHGFRRITYFIDRPDNMSVFTVKVIAEQASCPVLLSNGNLEEEGSFPDGRHYALWHDPFPKPSYLFALVAGDLGHISDSFTTAEGNTVALNIYVDKGNESRADHAMRSLKASMRWDEETYGRSYDLSVYNIVAVDSFNMGAMENKGLNVFNSHYVLADEETATDADFLGIESVIAHEYFHNWTGNRITCRDWFQLTLKEGLTVFRDQSFSADMQSEVVQRIRDVDMLRERQFPEDAGPTAHPIKPEQYIEINNFYTATVYEKGSEVIRMLNTILGEKAWRAAMDLYFETFDGQAVRTEDFLWAMQQYSPIDLTQFALWYSQERTPSLCAEHSYDAATGRLTLKLEQIVPDAVDGRKQQPYCMPLRLALLGHGGEELPLQLEGDTAAQPLLERGILLVTREEESFTFGGLASEPTLSLNRHFGAPVVMEYPQADVMSLMRYDSDGFVRYEAAQSFARSTLEAMMRGEAVSPQFLQSFSHILEDESLDLQFKAQLLSLPTVTMLMQAQQSVDVHAILEASDALKREIAVACEATMRRLYEGLHRAEHVGLEAESIGARALKNRLLGYLMAQQDAESIAAALAQYEESRTMTDRLAALQMLHHGAPAAAEAPMRDFYARYSTDMLVMTKYFSVIASSPQPDTLSNVRAAMEDAVFNIKVPNLVRALIGSFARNPYHFHAYDGSGYAFVAEQIIALDAINPMIAAGLAGAYKTYNRLNPHSRAQMRDALEKVQAHRGISKNVYEIVGKILAG from the coding sequence ATGTCCCAACCCAAAACGATTTATCTGAAAGAGTATGAAGCCCCGGCATACCAGATCCTGACGGCAGAGCTGACGTTCGAGATTTTCGAAGAGCATACGCTGGTCATCAACCGCATGACGGTGAAGCGCCGCGGCGACGTTCCGGTCCCGCTGCTCCTTGACGGCGATGATCTGAAACTGCTTTGCGTCAAGGTCGACGACGTCAAGATCCCCGACGAAGCCTATTCGCGTGATGCGGAGGCACTGACGATCTTCGACCCGGGTGCGGAAGCGACGGTCCAGGTCGTCACGAAGATCTACCCGGACCAGAATACGGCCCTGGAGGGGCTCTACCGCTCGGGCGGCATCTACTGTACCCAGTGCGAGCCGCACGGCTTCCGCCGGATCACCTACTTTATCGACCGCCCCGACAACATGAGCGTCTTTACCGTCAAGGTGATCGCGGAGCAGGCGAGCTGCCCGGTACTGCTGAGCAACGGGAACCTCGAAGAGGAGGGGAGTTTCCCCGACGGCCGCCACTACGCCCTCTGGCACGACCCCTTCCCGAAACCCTCCTACCTCTTTGCGCTGGTCGCTGGAGACCTGGGACACATCAGCGACTCCTTTACGACGGCGGAGGGGAACACGGTGGCATTGAACATCTATGTAGACAAGGGCAACGAAAGCCGCGCCGACCACGCCATGCGTTCGCTCAAGGCGTCGATGCGCTGGGACGAGGAGACTTACGGCCGCAGCTACGATCTTTCCGTCTATAACATCGTCGCCGTAGACAGCTTCAACATGGGGGCGATGGAGAACAAGGGGCTCAATGTCTTCAACTCCCACTATGTTCTGGCCGACGAGGAGACGGCAACGGATGCCGACTTCCTGGGGATCGAGAGCGTCATCGCGCACGAGTATTTCCACAACTGGACGGGGAACCGCATCACCTGCCGCGACTGGTTCCAGCTGACCCTCAAAGAGGGGCTCACCGTCTTCCGCGACCAGAGCTTCAGCGCCGACATGCAGTCCGAGGTTGTCCAGCGCATCCGGGACGTCGACATGCTGCGCGAGCGGCAGTTCCCCGAGGATGCGGGCCCGACCGCGCACCCCATCAAGCCCGAACAGTACATCGAGATCAACAACTTCTATACGGCGACGGTCTACGAAAAGGGCTCGGAAGTGATCCGTATGCTCAACACGATTCTGGGGGAGAAGGCGTGGCGCGCCGCCATGGACCTCTATTTCGAGACTTTCGACGGCCAGGCGGTGCGGACGGAGGACTTCCTCTGGGCGATGCAGCAGTACAGCCCGATCGACCTGACGCAGTTCGCGCTGTGGTACTCCCAGGAGCGTACTCCCTCGCTCTGCGCGGAGCACTCCTATGATGCGGCAACGGGAAGGCTGACGCTGAAACTGGAACAGATCGTCCCAGACGCGGTGGACGGCCGGAAGCAGCAGCCCTACTGCATGCCGCTACGTCTTGCACTGCTGGGGCACGGCGGGGAGGAGCTCCCGCTGCAGCTTGAGGGCGACACGGCGGCACAGCCGCTGCTCGAGCGCGGTATCTTGCTGGTGACCCGCGAAGAGGAGAGTTTCACCTTCGGCGGGCTGGCTTCCGAACCCACGCTCTCGCTCAACCGCCATTTCGGTGCGCCGGTCGTCATGGAGTACCCGCAGGCGGACGTGATGAGCCTGATGCGCTATGACAGTGACGGGTTTGTGCGGTACGAAGCGGCCCAGTCCTTTGCGCGTTCGACGCTCGAGGCGATGATGCGCGGGGAAGCGGTCAGCCCCCAGTTCCTGCAGAGTTTCAGCCATATTCTCGAAGACGAATCCCTCGACCTGCAGTTCAAGGCGCAGCTGCTCTCCCTGCCGACGGTGACGATGCTGATGCAGGCACAGCAGAGTGTCGATGTGCATGCCATTCTCGAAGCCTCCGATGCCCTGAAGCGCGAGATCGCCGTGGCCTGTGAGGCCACGATGCGCCGTCTTTACGAGGGGCTCCACCGTGCCGAGCACGTCGGGCTCGAGGCGGAGAGCATCGGCGCCCGCGCGCTCAAGAACCGGCTGCTGGGCTACCTGATGGCGCAGCAGGATGCCGAAAGCATCGCTGCCGCCCTGGCCCAGTACGAAGAGAGCCGGACGATGACGGACCGCCTGGCTGCGTTGCAGATGCTGCACCACGGGGCGCCGGCAGCGGCCGAAGCGCCGATGCGCGACTTCTATGCACGCTACAGCACGGATATGCTGGTGATGACGAAGTATTTCAGCGTCATTGCCTCCTCCCCGCAGCCCGATACGCTTTCAAACGTGCGTGCGGCGATGGAGGATGCGGTCTTCAACATCAAAGTCCCGAACCTTGTACGCGCGCTGATCGGAAGTTTCGCCCGCAACCCTTACCATTTCCACGCTTATGACGGCAGCGGCTACGCCTTCGTCGCCGAGCAGATCATCGCCCTCGATGCGATCAACCCGATGATCGCGGCGGGGCTGGCGGGCGCGTACAAGACCTACAACCGCCTGAACCCGCACAGCCGGGCGCAGATGCGCGACGCGCTGGAGAAGGTACAGGCGCACCGGGGCATTTCGAAAAACGTTTACGAGATCGTCGGAAAGATTCTGGCGGGATAA
- a CDS encoding EAL domain-containing protein, with protein MKTTHTFARQPIVDAEKNTFGYEFFYRNSIGESGFENARAATAALLVALLNQIGLQKAAENRYLFINIDSSVLLTDLLLAVPPRSFVFSLPADAQLGTREGEVLKKLHESGYRFALENVDTQKGLTGVYDALLPYIDYIKIDASATDNDLLPAIVERFKGKQLIAERIEIDEVLEAYKEKGFRYFQGFACGAPVLMEYNRVDPKHMGVVKIYNMLLDGTPMEQIAREMRHHNELSMQLLQYLHSFSLDNPFPNRSMEEIIIKMGAERLKHWLSLIIFAKSGQAIREDKSPLSSLMEQRIDLMHCTITCLQSEDEQLFERARLMALISLMEPVLGLPLKAALNGLPVEDSIEDALVLHSGRLGKIFGLTQALEKEDNDLIRLLMDELGLEPEVLPTLKNMIKM; from the coding sequence ATGAAAACGACACACACTTTTGCACGGCAGCCTATCGTAGATGCAGAGAAGAACACCTTCGGCTATGAGTTTTTTTACCGCAACAGCATCGGCGAAAGCGGCTTCGAGAATGCGCGGGCCGCGACCGCCGCGCTGCTCGTGGCGCTGCTCAACCAGATCGGTCTGCAAAAAGCCGCCGAAAACCGCTACCTTTTTATCAACATCGATTCATCGGTCCTTTTGACGGATCTCCTGCTCGCGGTGCCGCCAAGGTCCTTTGTCTTTTCCCTCCCCGCCGATGCACAGCTCGGCACACGCGAGGGCGAAGTCCTCAAGAAGCTGCATGAGAGCGGCTACCGCTTCGCCCTCGAGAATGTCGATACACAGAAAGGGCTGACCGGCGTGTATGACGCGCTGCTCCCCTATATCGATTACATCAAGATCGATGCCAGCGCCACCGACAACGACCTGCTGCCGGCGATCGTCGAGCGTTTCAAAGGCAAACAGCTCATTGCCGAGCGTATCGAGATCGACGAGGTCCTCGAGGCCTACAAGGAGAAAGGCTTCCGGTACTTTCAGGGCTTCGCCTGCGGCGCCCCCGTCCTGATGGAGTACAACCGTGTCGACCCCAAACACATGGGGGTCGTAAAGATCTACAATATGCTCCTCGACGGCACGCCCATGGAACAGATTGCGCGGGAGATGCGCCACCACAACGAGCTCTCCATGCAGCTGCTGCAGTACCTGCACTCCTTCTCGCTCGACAACCCCTTCCCAAACCGTTCGATGGAAGAGATCATTATCAAGATGGGTGCGGAGCGTCTCAAGCACTGGCTCTCGCTGATCATCTTCGCCAAAAGCGGCCAGGCGATCCGGGAGGACAAAAGCCCCCTCTCCAGTCTGATGGAACAGCGCATCGACCTGATGCACTGCACCATTACCTGCCTGCAGAGCGAAGATGAACAGCTCTTTGAAAGGGCGCGCCTGATGGCCCTGATCTCCCTGATGGAGCCGGTCCTCGGCCTGCCGCTCAAGGCAGCACTCAACGGCCTCCCCGTCGAAGACAGTATCGAGGACGCCCTTGTGCTGCATTCGGGGCGTCTGGGGAAGATCTTCGGCCTGACGCAGGCCCTGGAAAAAGAGGACAACGACCTCATCCGGCTGCTGATGGACGAGCTGGGACTTGAGCCTGAGGTGCTCCCGACGCTGAAAAACATGATCAAGATGTAA
- a CDS encoding aminopeptidase P N-terminal domain-containing protein, producing MNEMTYKQRRDRLLSKMEEGIAVLGTATLKTRSNDTEYPYRQNSDFFYLTGFEEDNAALVLVRGSDANKSVLFVQPKVEEMELWTGKRTGVDAAKARFDVDEVYSVEAFEEKLPELMQNLPRLYGDIFGSDERFETARDAADKLRHKRETKRPVTQLVDLTQMVRQMRLLKSEEEIATIRAGLEITAAAHHHAMAVCTPGMMEYALQAEYEYMFTKNGAYSDAYTTIIAGGDHANTLHYIKNDAPLGDGDLVLIDAGCEYRHYATDITRTFPVNGRFTEAQKEVYEAVLDVQLAVIAQIGPGIFKSELQKNAEWMLCEKMVKLGILKGEVDALIEAKAHKKYFPHGIGHWMGIDVHDQAPYFDEEGNEIVLAPGMVLTIEPGLYLPASDTSLPERYRGIGIRIEDDILVTERGHENLSAAVAKSVEAIEARCAQN from the coding sequence ATGAACGAAATGACCTATAAACAGAGGCGGGACCGCCTGTTGTCGAAGATGGAAGAGGGGATCGCCGTGCTGGGAACGGCGACGCTGAAGACCCGTTCCAACGACACGGAGTACCCCTATCGCCAGAACAGCGATTTCTTCTACCTGACCGGTTTTGAAGAGGACAATGCCGCCCTCGTCCTGGTCCGGGGCAGCGACGCCAATAAGAGTGTGCTCTTTGTGCAGCCGAAGGTCGAGGAGATGGAGCTGTGGACGGGGAAACGCACCGGCGTCGATGCGGCGAAGGCGCGGTTTGACGTCGACGAGGTCTATTCCGTCGAGGCGTTCGAAGAGAAACTGCCGGAACTGATGCAGAACCTGCCGCGCCTCTACGGCGATATTTTCGGGTCGGACGAGCGCTTCGAAACGGCGAGGGATGCGGCGGACAAACTGCGCCACAAACGCGAGACGAAACGGCCCGTGACACAGCTGGTCGACCTCACGCAGATGGTGCGGCAGATGCGGCTGCTCAAGAGCGAGGAGGAGATCGCGACGATCCGCGCGGGGCTGGAGATCACGGCGGCGGCGCACCACCACGCCATGGCGGTCTGTACGCCGGGGATGATGGAGTACGCACTGCAGGCGGAGTATGAGTACATGTTCACGAAGAACGGTGCCTACAGCGACGCCTACACGACGATCATTGCCGGCGGGGACCATGCCAATACCCTGCACTACATCAAAAACGATGCGCCGCTGGGCGACGGGGACCTGGTTCTCATCGACGCGGGGTGCGAATACCGCCACTATGCGACCGACATTACCCGTACCTTCCCCGTCAACGGCCGTTTCACCGAGGCCCAGAAGGAGGTCTATGAAGCGGTCCTGGATGTCCAGCTCGCCGTCATCGCCCAGATCGGGCCGGGGATCTTTAAAAGCGAACTCCAGAAAAACGCCGAATGGATGCTCTGCGAAAAGATGGTGAAGCTCGGCATTTTGAAAGGGGAGGTCGATGCGCTGATCGAGGCGAAGGCGCATAAAAAGTACTTCCCCCACGGCATCGGCCACTGGATGGGAATCGATGTCCACGACCAGGCCCCCTATTTTGACGAAGAGGGCAATGAAATCGTCCTGGCCCCCGGGATGGTGCTCACCATCGAGCCGGGGCTCTACCTTCCCGCTTCCGATACATCGTTGCCCGAACGGTACCGCGGCATCGGGATCCGGATCGAAGACGACATCCTCGTGACGGAGCGCGGGCACGAGAACCTCAGCGCGGCCGTGGCGAAGTCGGTCGAGGCGATCGAGGCGCGCTGCGCTCAGAACTGA
- the serS gene encoding serine--tRNA ligase — translation MIDLKLLQKDFENVSAALMRKKVSPELIDELKARNEALKTAKAAFEEVQAAQNEMSRLFPQYKKEGKDVSELKAKLDANKARIGELQEAQRDAEAALDALAMGIPNMPDADVPDGADENDNVEIAKVLEPRSFAFTPKEHWELAETNGWIDFERGVKVAHSRFAVMNDMGARLERALINFMLDFNRERGFTEMSVPELVNSRALEGTGQLPKFEEDLYKTEGEDLYLVPTAEVPLTNLFQDEIIPEEALPVKMTGHTACFRKEAGSAGRDTRGIIRQHQFRKVELVSITKADDSDRVFDEMVACASDLLKALELPHRLVTLCTGDLGFGAAKTIDLEVWLPGQNTYREISSVSNTRDFQARRAKIRYKEGKKNVLAHTLNGSSLAVGRTMVAIMENFQNEDGSIEIPQVLHKYL, via the coding sequence ATGATCGACCTCAAACTGCTTCAGAAAGATTTTGAAAACGTCAGTGCCGCACTGATGCGCAAAAAGGTCAGCCCGGAGCTGATCGACGAACTCAAAGCGCGCAATGAAGCCCTCAAAACGGCCAAGGCGGCGTTCGAGGAGGTTCAGGCGGCCCAGAACGAAATGAGCCGCCTTTTCCCACAGTACAAGAAAGAGGGCAAGGATGTCAGCGAGCTGAAGGCAAAGCTCGATGCGAACAAAGCCCGCATCGGCGAACTCCAGGAGGCGCAGCGCGACGCGGAGGCGGCCCTGGATGCGCTTGCGATGGGGATCCCGAACATGCCGGATGCCGACGTACCGGACGGTGCGGACGAGAACGACAACGTCGAGATCGCCAAAGTCCTCGAACCGCGCAGTTTTGCCTTCACCCCGAAAGAGCACTGGGAGCTGGCCGAAACCAACGGCTGGATCGACTTCGAGCGCGGCGTCAAGGTCGCCCACAGCCGTTTTGCCGTGATGAACGACATGGGTGCGCGCCTGGAACGCGCCCTGATCAACTTCATGCTCGACTTCAACCGTGAACGCGGTTTTACGGAGATGAGTGTCCCCGAACTCGTCAACAGCCGCGCCCTCGAGGGGACGGGCCAGTTGCCGAAATTCGAGGAAGACCTCTATAAAACCGAAGGCGAAGACCTCTACCTCGTCCCGACGGCGGAGGTGCCGCTGACGAACCTCTTCCAGGACGAGATCATCCCCGAAGAGGCCCTGCCCGTCAAAATGACCGGCCATACGGCCTGTTTCCGCAAAGAAGCGGGTTCCGCGGGGCGCGACACCCGCGGCATCATCCGTCAGCACCAGTTTAGAAAGGTCGAGCTCGTCAGCATCACCAAGGCCGACGACAGCGACCGCGTCTTCGACGAGATGGTTGCCTGCGCCTCCGACCTGCTCAAGGCCCTCGAACTCCCCCACCGCCTCGTCACCCTCTGTACCGGCGACCTCGGCTTCGGCGCGGCAAAGACGATCGACCTCGAAGTGTGGCTGCCGGGACAGAACACCTACCGCGAGATCAGCTCCGTCTCCAACACCCGCGACTTCCAGGCCCGCCGGGCGAAGATCCGCTACAAAGAGGGAAAGAAGAACGTCCTCGCCCACACCCTCAAC